A segment of the Populus nigra chromosome 12, ddPopNigr1.1, whole genome shotgun sequence genome:
aaacctcacAGCTGCTTTATAATAATGGTCAATTGCAATCGCAGGCTGCATATATAGCAtcaaaaacatgattttcatatttttgctGTGATGCACTGCAATTTCTAACGATCTTTCAGTCTATCTatctatggaaaaaaaaattcactgttCTCGTGGGCATGTAAATGGatacagaaaaataataataatacctgATAAGGCAACCATGTCCGTAGCAGAGAGGCCTTTAGATTTAAATCGTTGGATGAGTTGGCTAACAGTTGAAGTGGCAGAAGGGAGGCTCTTACTGGCAGCATTCATGTTAGCTGTCTTTGAATCTCTCCGTCCAAGTTTTACCTTCCAATATGGACCTCCAAGCTGCATGGAATTAATTAACGGTATAGTTTTCATGAAAAGATAATCatcctaaaattaacaattactCTATGATTGTGTGATatctaataacaaaaaaagagaacaaatgaGAAGAACTCTTTTGGTATTTAGAGTACTATAAGTTATTTTGGTTTACTGattggatttaattaatatgGCAGTATTTAATTAGTATcgcagtattaaaaaaaatgaagggttaTTGGGGGAAAAAGGGTACATGTGGAGAGAAAAATTagcttaaaaagatatttaattaaGATGTATTAATGATGGGAGCAATTACTAAATGTAGTGGAGATTTGCAATTATCAGATTCGTAGTATGGAAGTTTCAAATGATAATATAGAGAACAAATTTACGTACGGACAACTTAAGTAAGTAAAACAATTAGAAAGAGTTGATGACTTACAAGAACAGTGGAATCACGGGCAGCAATGACCACGATATCAGCACATGAAACTATACCTGGACAGACTTTCTCCAACTTAGACTTGATTTTGGCGACGACATTGTATCCCCTCACAGAATTATTATTTGGACCTGCACCTTGTTCTCCCTTGAAAGTGGCAGTGTCTTCCAGAAGTATAGACGCATCACAACCCTGTTAAAAATGTCGTcatgtaataaatattaatattaatcttCAGAAGATACacataaaacacacaaaaaaaggagTGAATTATTTATTGCACATCATCAAAAATTGATTTAGaatattcttaatatatatgttcGTTCCCCTTTCACATTCAAGTGAGAGTGAGACTTATCTATATAACCAAAATGAGACAAGGATGGAACAGTTAAACAAATATTGTCAATGTATATGTAATCTTTTCCACGTTCGTTTGCTCCCCTAGCTAgagaattcttttatttttgttgctaTGATCTCTTTAATTATCAGTAGTCTAGTCCCTTTCAAGATATAatagtgaatatatatatatatatatatatatatatatatatatatatatattgttatcttCCAGAATACTAAACATTAATTACTGatagataatataatataaatatttgaaatttttactcaagaaataataaacacaatattaatataaaaaacttaaccCCCAAATACTCCTAATTATCATCCCAGTATAAGAATCGATCGGAGGGAACTAGCACGCATGAGGCAAGCGAAGAGGAAAGTGTATTCTGAAAGAGAGTTTGTACGTGTGTGCGTTTTAGTAAACAACCaagttaaaattaatctaaGCAGAGTTAAACGGAGGAAAAGAGAATTACTTTGACAAAACAATCATGAAAGAACAAACGAACAAGAGAAGCACCCATCCGGCGTTCTTTCGCTATTGCAGATTGGACAACAGATTTCACTGTTCCGAAGAGTTGTGGGCAACTTTTATCATAAAAGTCTGTAGAGAGGAGAGCTGAGGAGCTACTTGTGTAGATCAAAAGCAAAGCTAATGTAACAGAGACCatataagaagaaaaggaagtgcTAGAACTGCTAGTTCTAGCcattttgcttctttcttttaatgaattaagGAAACGCTTGTAAGCTAGGAGTGTCTTGAGTACAAGATTGTTGGAAATATCAAGGTATATATAGGGTTTAATGGAGGATTTTTCTTGACAAGAGCATGGCATGGCATGGCGATTCCCACGTCAACAAGGAATTATTTAGGATGAAATAAAACCagacaaaatatcatcaattaatATACCTAAATTGATTGATAACGATGAAAATATGGAACCATAAAACacgtatataattaattatgtggTTTGAACTAGTCTAATCAAATTTAAGGTTCATTAACATTAcgaatttatcattttaatatatggtGTCCAGCTAACCTGTCCTTGGGACATttgttaaaaatcatttaatctccaaattatcaatttcattttcttttttagttatagGATTTGTTATTAACATTCTAAAATGTTATCATATGAAATAATAGTacctatttaattttcataatcaaTACCATTAATTTTCATTCAAATATTGTATTGGGACAATTGTATAACAAATATCGTTGTCACTTTAAATTCTGacaaatttgagagaaaaagaagaagaagaagaagaagaagaatcaacAGAGTCAGCTgtcacaggaaaaaaaaaatcgttggATTAATTATTTATCCCTTAATTACTTATCAGACACTAGAATCTATTGTATGTTTTCATACAAGTTATGGAAATTTACCTTCGAAAACTCATAATTTACAgaagatataaatcaagatgAAATTAAGGTGGAAATTAATCTCCTAGCAGTTGTTTTTCTGGTGGGCAATTaacaaaatcagaaaaattGTACGAGGGAGCCTACTAGCTAATTAGTGGAGCATGCATGAACTCTATTTTGGGCATATTCGCGACCTCGGATAAGGATGTTGCAATAAAGTAGAGTAagtctataaaaaatatatcctttTGTCTTTGACAGTCTGGACAGAATAAGAGGAGAAGAAGCAACATCAACTGGACTTCTTCATGGGTCGTTGACAGTTGACAGTACAATGTTTCTAATCATAATTACTATATAATTACTTGATTTTGATCTGTTTAATTAACAGTTTTGAAAAAGTCAGAACCTCATATATTCTTGATAATTCCCTGTCGAAGATTAATTCGATAATTCTTTTAAGATGGTGGAAATATTTAAGAAAGTAAAAATGGCTTATAATTAACAATTTCTAACAAAAGGGTTTCCACAGACAATAAGGGGGTGTTTAAGATCCTGTTATTGTCATGAGCGACGGCCTGCTCAAGTAACATGGGTATAACAGCTGTCAATACTAGAACGATCGATCAGTTTGAGGGGCATAATTGGACACCACCATTGTTAGAAGAGATCAGATCGAAATTGTTTGGTTCTCTTTGTCACTGTTAGAAAACTAAAAGCTAACTCGGGAACCATTGGGAGCAAATATTTAGGCAACAGTTTGGTTTAAATTTGGTTCaccaataattaattttgtgcTATTATCATTCAATAACGACATGGAAAAACCTGGAATTCACGTTAGGAATCTTGACGAATGAGAGCTCgtgcatgaaaaataattttttgtcttatttATGGAACGAAGAGTCATCTATGGTGACATGGTATTTTGAcaagttatttatattttatcttttataataatcaaggatttattatgaaaatcgggatttttttttataagaatagtCAGGAATCAtgtaaatgaaaagaataaagaatttttatttttcattgatagaaaaaaaaatttaaagtcatcatctagtattttgatcactagaaaCTCTAAGTGTTCTCAGAGTCTGAGAAAAGAAACTGATTATATAAAGGGGAGATATTAATACCCCTAATTTGcctgtattatttatttgtctaatataaattaagaaaaagttatattttataattgttggtctgtttaagaattaagaaattttattatcaataagGAGGTCTTTATCTTATTAGATTAAAAATCTAACCATTCTaatgttaacaaaaaaataaattatctttttatttaataactgaAATATATCTTACGTATAAGCTTATAATCCTACGTAcgtattaaaagaaataaaataaaaatttttgtatttttgaaatgtaggccaaatattatttgtaaatttacaaacttgttataaaatccatgtaatatttttgaaaaaaacatatcaaagtattgtagtttttttttttaaaaaaaagcttaaataactttaggatttttagccatatgcaagaaaaaaaaattatttttattttttagactttatttgacaaaaactcattttttttctttgtataaaaCTACTAAAAATAGGTTTAAAGGGTGTTTGTCAAACACACCATTAAACCCAAAAACCCTTTTTACAAAAATTATGGCAAGCCAAACATGGTATTAAACTCTTTGAtccacttttttattattttttttacccaacACAACTAGATCGacctgaaattttttatttgaccataaaccaaactaaaattctGATTTGACCTAGAAAACAACccgaaaataaaattaaagtacaaaaaacaaattaaacagccaaaaaacacaaaatctcaaaaattcttgaacaaaatGTGTCACACCCTGACATCGTGGCGAcccattaaaaataatcactcgATTGGAAAAGGAATAAAtatctgacatcttgttcttttaggggaaaatatcttgtttaaggagtcgtcacctagtattatagtcactagaaaccctaactggtcaacagagattctatggtgcGAGACTGGTTACGCAAAAGGGAAGATgctatcaccccttaagcgtcCTACCTAAGATaggctgcattgctggttttgtctaaaattgctaagaatttgttctccttttttaaaattgctaagaatttgttcttctttttctcttttttattcttcctttcatgttcctgactctggcgtcaatgaacaattcctacgaatatttccaactctagcgttggtaaatatcgttcaaattcaaaaaatacgatactcctgactctggcgtcagtgaatattttcgcaaaaaatgaatttgaagaagaaatttgctatgtcatttttttccttgtttatcctttattattatttgccctttttagatggaagttaaaaaaaaaaacattgcatgtCATATTTGCGTTTAACAGTAATAGTCCATAGATTGAGCAcatctataaaaaatacaaacacaaagaaaaaaaataaaacaaagtgtGAGGGGGccacaaataaatcaacgaaagccccaaatatttttggaattttctattattaaaaaGGGGTTCATttggtcaaatatcaaattagaatGGGCATAAGAGGGTGTTTTGCCAAGCACACCCTTAGCAAACACAGTTTGGGTCGGCTAGACCTAAAACCTAGACCTGACccactctttttttccttttggattGGTTCTAGCCCAGCCATACATGAAAGGTTGACGCATGCATGCAACAATaaccatttaattattttagcaagGAAAGAAGGAAACTTACCTAGGCGTGCGGCTGCTGGAGGCGAAGTCAAGGGAGACTGGGCTAAAAAACAAGGGTTGAGGGGGGGCGGCTAGTATAGAGTTCGTCGCCCCCTTCCTTtcttatgtttctctcttttaggGTTTCTGGTAATGACCTGCTCTTGGAGTCTCCTTTTTTAGGGTTTCTCTCTAATTGTCCTCTCCCCTTCTTTTTCATACCTGAGATATGTATTTATAGTGTCAGAGTTCTTTCGCGTATAAGAAACCAAGTTTCAATTaaactcattctcttttttgaagtttgaacttgattaagaatcaaatttgaaagcggataactatcattatcttaaaAACAAGGATTATCTCGAAGATaaagattatcttgaagatagggattatcttgaagataaggatagaatgacaaaagcacattgtagtccttaatttccacggaagttgacaaatcacacttttcatcgaaataaatctctgatcttttaatttttcattttaaacgctgtaaaaactaaattaaaagccaaagggccaaaattgggttatgacaaaatgaatcaaacacaaaaaaaataaggaacatGAAGAACATCCAAAACAAACCCAACAACGTGGGTTCAAAATCGGATTAGATTTAGTTACCATGAAGGCACATATATATTACAAATCATAAATCATGCAATGATTATTAATCTAGCATCCAATCACTTTGATTGTcactaaaaaatcatgatttttttcaaaataggttTCGGTTATAAACCAAAACCCTAGGATTAAAAGTCATTGAAATcatgttattgatgcaaataaacacTAGATTATTGGTTAATCATGAATAAGGAAGGGTTCtaggtaaataaataaaacaaaacaattcaaaacaatgtACCTGAAGCAATGTTCTTGGGAAGAGCAcgaagaacaaataaaaaacatttaacgtGAACCCAACAACGTGGCTCTCAAACTAGACCAGATATGGGCAAACTAAATGCATATACATGTTGGAAATCATGCAATGATCAATAATCTAGCATTCATTCACTTTTATTATCAATGAATTATCATAATTTAGCCAAAATAGGTTTtgattcaaaactgaaatcctagaattaaaaaccatttaaacacgttattgatgcaaaaaaaaaatactagattattttttgtgcgcaattaaaaaaatcaaaaaaaatatatgagggAGTCTACTAGCTAATTAGTGGAGCATGCATGAACTATATTTTGGACATATTCGTGACCTCGGATAAGGATGTTGCAATAAAGTGTAGAgtaagtcaataaaaaaaatatattctttactCTTTGACAATACAATTCCATAAAATAAGAGAAGAAGCAACATCAATTGGACTTTTTCTTAAGTCCTtaacaatataatatttcttatcatttttactAGTATACTAAAATACATAtgattttcattatatatttgtCATTGTGcaatttttcagtttggttcttAAACTTTGTTTTTGGGCAATCAAGTCCTAATCAAACAGCAATTGATTTCAAATTCTTATGAAAGGATGGGATTAGAAGAGGGGgaactgaaatgaaaaatacgGCAAACATAGGTGACGTAccataaatttcaaaaacattcaaTTTGGTCATCCAACTTAAACAATCATGCAAATTATACAATTCTGGTCCCTGGAAATTGTTCCAATTCCAATTTGGTATAgaggtttatttttattattttttgatccctggttgagagaggagaaaaagagGGGTTGTTGGATTTCGGCAGTAGAGAGAGAAACTTAATGTTAACATCGATTTAGGCCACCAAAATGAaagatttttgtgtcaaattattCCATTTAATGCGGAGAGttcatattaggtgtttttgtaCCTTAAGTGTTCATGAAAAAACAGATCTGAAGCTTGTGAGCATTGTCATTAGTCGTCACCTATTTTTAGGTCCTTACaccaaaaaaaacagagaaaaaaaattgttggaagaaaaccaaaaaatatatagcagTGAGAAGAGAACATAGGGGCACCCAGAGAATGGTCAAAGATTGGTTGAGgaagtttaaaaaatacaaaaattaaaatttgacagtatattttttactaatgaAAGCCTtgttaacaaagaaaatttaatttgaggaagaaaagtccaaaatcaaatgtttaagggttcaattagatttttttaaaaaaagattaattgagtttatgaagggtttgattgcaagaaaaaataattttaaattcaatttaggctttaattgaaagaaattaaagtttgggggTCGAATTACAATTTTTgggagttaatttggtcaaatcaggggcttaattgcataaatattaaaatttaatgggCAAtaagggacttgattgaagaaatctaaaaccaaggaccaaactggaaaagaCATGCGAATATAGGGGCtatgtaatatcccacatcgacGGGTGAGGACTTGGGGGAGGGCCTTATATAAacatgctcaccttgactaaTAAGACACGTTTTGGGGCCATGTgtggctgccaagaacaaatCCGTGGGGCCGTGGGCCAAAGAGGATAATATCTTACTAGTGGGATGgggtgttacatttggtatcagagcccggTTCACTGGTTGTTCGATGGTGCCGACATGGTCGTTAGGCTCCTTAAGgggggtggattgtaatatcTCACATCGGCGGGTAAGGACTTGGGGGAGGGTCTTATATGagcatgctcaccttgactagtaagacaCATTTTGGGGCCATGTgtggctgccaagaacaaatATGTTAGGTTCATAGGCCAAAGCGGACAATACTTTGCTAATGGGGTGGGGTGTTACAGGCTGGAATTGACCGAATtatgggctaaattgaagaaattaaaagtttattgatcaattgaggatcaaaatgcataaattcaaaactaaggaccaaagtgaaaaagacGGTCAATTTCAAGGCTGACATTTGAATTTGacaaggatgcaattgaattaatttttaaaatcaaaatcttaattgagGACTGGATTGAACAAATTGAAGTTAAGGACTGATTTGGAAATAGACTTTTGacaccattttcttttaaatgaaacgacgtgttttgtttaaaataacattgttttattcactgttaaaaaaaaacgagatagaaatagaagaaaagagaaaaacaagggaaacagaggaaggaaaaggaaacaaagaaaagaaaaacagagaggacgaggataaaaaaaataagagaaagaacagaaacaaaacaaaaaagaaagccaGCTGTGGTTGATAACTCGGGAACCATTGGGAGCAAATATTTAGGCAACAGTTTGGTTTAAATTTGGTTCaccaataattaattttgtgaTATTATCATTCAATAACGACATGGAAAAACCTGGAATTCACGTTAGGAATCTTGACGAATGAGAGCTcgtacatgaaaaataattttttgtaagaGTCATCTGTGGTGACATGGTATTTTGTCaagttgtttatattttattttttataataagacTGGAATTCACGTGTCAGTGTCATAAAACTAATGACAAACTTTGACGAAGTCTTTCTTCTTTCAGTATGTATTGCAATAATAATCGAGGCCACCTCCACCCGGATTCCTCTTGAACCATATTCCCATGTCATTTCGAGGCCTAATTTAACAGCCCAAAGTTCAGCTTTGACGGCAGTTCCCAATCCAGCTCCAGCTTCAAAACCTTCCAGCAGTAAAAACTGCTTACTTTCGCCGAAAATCTTCACTGAATTGACTGCCCGAACAAGGATTTTTCTGGTAAGTGGATGCCTCAAGGCACCCATATTGGTACCCACCTCGCAAGCTTTGATCAATAAAAACACTCTTCCGGTCCTCCTTTGATTGTCCGTATTTCTTTTCTAGAGAGATGTACTAGTTTACAGCCACGCGTAATATATATGCTTGgggtcaattttgttttttttttttgaagtaattGTAGGTATAATTTTGAgagcatgaaattaaaaaagtatatgtatttaaatatttaatttttattaaatatatgaatgagtataatttttatttaaaatattcttaccaaaaaataagacaatcttatgattattaattttcttggatttgatATATGGtaacttgatttatttgtaaaatcaaGTCAAGATTTGTGTTCTGCAAGAGTACAGATTTAGACGTGAATTACGGAATAAGATTATGTGATTTGATGTTTTGAAGagtgtcgcacgtgtgcggtaTCATAGTGATCATCCTTTCGAATTAAGATCTTTAGGAATGATATGTGTTAAcaagacaaggaattcttattCTTTATCAGTAGAAACAAAGAAATGAAAGTTGTCACTTAGTATTTTAATCACTAGGAACCCTGAGTTGTCTTAGAGTCTGGAAAAAGCAATTGATTGTATAAAAGGAAGGTATTAGCATCCCTAATACGCCTTACCTGAGGTaatttgcattgtttatttgtctaatataaactaagaaaaagttgtgttttctaaccgtTAGTCTGtctaaagtttaagaaaagtcattCTCAGTAAGAAGATCATTatcttatcaaattaaaaacctaattgttctaatgctgaaaaaacaaattgtctttttatttaatatgaagaatatatcttacatataagttaataatctcgcatattaaaaaaaagcaaaataaaaattttattatttttgaaatgcagGCCAAAATTCTTTGGAAATTTACAAAGTTATTCTAAAAtctatacaatattttttaaaaaaaaaaacatgtcaaagtattgtagattttttaaaaaaagatgcttAAATGACTATAGGATTTTAACcatgtgaaagaaaaaaagaaattttttattttatttttttaggttttgtgtGGCAAAAAcgtattttttctttgtaataaaactaccaaaaatagatttaaaggatgtttgtcaaacacatccttaaacccaaaaaccctttaataaaaattatggaaAGCCAAACAGGGTATTAAACCCTTTAACCCacttcttcatttatttattcttaccCGACCTGATTGGGTcgatctgaattttttttattttcttccaatattttttttatatttcctctttactctttttttttgtgatttttttgtttatgtgggtgggtggggggggggggtaacaATAAAGAGTATCTTTAGTTTGTCTTCAAAGCATTATTAAAGAATTCTTATGGGGCGTTTATACTTGATCCAatagagttttgttttttgtggaCTTCAAGTGTAGATGAAGAAGACTTGAGAGCTTTTGAGAGAACATCCCTTGTTGAAGTGTTTGTCTTAAAGAGAATTTTGTatctttaagaattttttttaacttttcttttatatttataacaatATCTTAAATATCTTATCATATGTCTCAACCTTTTATTGGTCAAGAAGCATATGGAgacctatttatttttcatgttatttatttcaaatttattttatcttttcatgtaaaaataaaataaaaataacccttgacaaattttaattggtaaaaaacttttaattctgcagtaaaaaaaaattaggttgcaAAGAATTATTTAGccttgttattaaatttagctCAACGGATTAACTTTTATACGTCTTGATCCGACTTCTTGTCTAACctgggtttaaaattaaactgtgTGGAAGTTGTCCATACATAACCTAATATACATGGTCAATCCAAAGATACCCTGATGaccgttaaaaaaaaataagaat
Coding sequences within it:
- the LOC133669571 gene encoding peroxidase 4-like, giving the protein MARTSSSSTSFSSYMVSVTLALLLIYTSSSSALLSTDFYDKSCPQLFGTVKSVVQSAIAKERRMGASLVRLFFHDCFVKGCDASILLEDTATFKGEQGAGPNNNSVRGYNVVAKIKSKLEKVCPGIVSCADIVVIAARDSTVLLGGPYWKVKLGRRDSKTANMNAASKSLPSATSTVSQLIQRFKSKGLSATDMVALSGSHTIGQTKCKTFRARIYNETNIDKSFATMRQKMCPLTTGDDNLAPLDFQTPNVFDNNYYKNLIHKKGLLHSDQVLFSGESTDSLVRTYSNNPDIFFSDFAAAMIKMGDIDPLTGSHGEIRKKCSRPN